The following are from one region of the Trichoplusia ni isolate ovarian cell line Hi5 chromosome 1, tn1, whole genome shotgun sequence genome:
- the LOC113499913 gene encoding uncharacterized protein LOC113499913 — protein MPPARRANIGRRTRNANDVALLRRSQTADERAQANASQRERNARNRFVNPVPVLNLARPSRIRRAVLAEMMRAAFNYNSQIDYSMYGYIGMMDAICPHCDAANFRGETPGMCCANGKVRLPALETPPEPLYSFIFGTSQASKHFLSHIQQYNSAFQMTSFGATKIIRDNFMPTFKIQGQIYHQAGSLLPYPDADHQFLQIYFIGDENRELDQRCAIVSNTRREIIRELQRFFHQHNALVQLFKIALDRMPTDNHKIVIRADRTPFGEHARRFNAPTIDEVAILILGDQFQSRDIVLHRRNEQLQRVSELHRSYDALQYPILHWKGDDGYHINIPMIDPRTGLHIQKKVSAMNFYSYRLMIRPQEQNYILKCGKLYHQYIVDMYAKIETERLNFIRFNQAKLRSEEYIHLQDAIANDANANVD, from the exons ATGCCACCAGCCAGACGAGCAAATATAGGTCGGCGAACGCGTAATGCAAATGATGTGGCATTACTAAGACGATCACAGACTGCAGATGAACGCGCACAAGCTAATGCATCGCAGCGTGAACGTAATGCACGCAATAGATTTGTTAACCCAGTACCTGTACTGAATCTTGCACGGCCATCACGAATACGTCGTGCTGTTTTGGCTGAAATGATGCGTGctgcttttaattacaacagtcaGATTGATTATAGTATGTATGGATACATTGGAATGATGGACGCAATATGTCCACATTGTGATGCGGCTAACTTTCGAGGTGAAACACCCGGCATGTGTTGTGCTAATGGCAAAGTGAGATTGCCAGCATTAGAAACTCCACCCGAAccattgtattcatttatttttgggacATCGCAAGCGTCGAAGCACTTTCTGAGTCATATTCAACAATACAATTCggcatttcaaatgacttcttttggtgcaactaaaattattagagATAATTTTATGCCGACGTTTAAG ATTCAGGGCCAGATTTATCATCAAGCTGGTTCGTTATTGCCATACCCCGACGCTGATCATcaatttttgcaaatttattttattggtgatGAAAATCGTGAATTGGATCAACGTTGTGCAATTGTTTCGAATACAAGACGAGAAATTATTCGTGAGCTACAAAGGTTTTTCCATCAGCATAACGCATtagttcaattgtttaaaattgctCTCGATCGTATGCCAACTGATAATCACAAAATCGTAATAAGAGCTGATAGAACACCTTTTGGAGAGCATGCAAGGCGATTTAATGCACCAACAATTGATGAGGTTGCAATTCTAATTCTTGGTGATCAGTTTCAATCCCGTGATATTGTACTTCATCGTAGAAATGAGCAATTGCAACGTGTTTCGGAACTTCATCGTAGTTACGATGCATTACAGTACCCAATATTGCATTGGAAAGGTGACGATGGTTACCATATCAATATACCAATGATTGATCCACGAACAG GTCTACATATACAGAAAAAAGTTAGTGCCATGAATTTTTATTCGTATCGATTGATGATTCGTCCACAAgaacaaaattatatcttaaaatgTGGTAAACTATATCATCAGTACATCGTTGATATGTATGCCAAAATAGAGACTGAACGTCttaattttattcgtttcaaCCAAGCAAAATTAAGATCCGAAGAATATATTCATTTGCAAGATGCGATAGCGAATGATGCTAATGCTAATGTTGATTGA